In Aedes albopictus strain Foshan chromosome 3, AalbF5, whole genome shotgun sequence, the following are encoded in one genomic region:
- the LOC109425501 gene encoding ryncolin-1 yields MVIKFVIVTFALASCCAAKLVEDGDETPSGSWFGFELLITHLESIEQKLTKLDYLEQKLAKLEITEKAIDILERKITKLDIVEQKLFNVEQIIMNQAKNVFQSCSEEPSKMSGKYRLQPDSNEQPFVGFCEQEKYDGGWLVIQHRFDGSVNFYRDWEDYKNGFGKIDGEFWIGLERLHKLTQNNPMTLMVEIEDYDGNYGYARYDEFEIGNEDEKYVLEQLSGYSGSLQDSMSDSQGFMFTTRDSDNSEIGSDNCAQQEQGAWWYMNCGYTNPNGPYHKKEEWKKIYWYGHRAGVELKFFRMMIK; encoded by the exons atggttatcAAGTTTGTCATTGTGACTTTTGCGTTGGCTTCTTGTTGCGCGGCTAAACTGGTAGAAGACGGAGATGAGACACCTAGTGGAAGCTGGTTTGGTTTTGAACTGCTGATAACCCATCTGGAATCTATCGAACAGAAGTTAACAAAATTAGATTATCTTGAACAGAAGTTAGCAAAATTAGAAATTACCGAAAAGGCAATAGATATTCTTGagcgaaaaataacaaaattggaTATTGTGGAACAGAAGTTGTTCAACGTGGAACAGATAATAATGAATCAGGCGAAAAATGTATTCCAGTCATGTTCGGAAGAACCATCCAAAATGTCGGGGAAATATCGACTTCAACCCGATTCTAACGAACAACCGTTTGTGGGTTTTTGTGAGCAGGAAAAATACGACGGTGGATGGCTCGTAATCCAACATCGTTTCGATGGATCGGTCAATTTCTACCGCGACTGGGAGGACTATAAGAATGGTTTCGGAAAAATTGATGGAGAGTTCTGGATAGGGCTCGAAAGGCTGCACAAGTTGACGCAAAATAATCCTATGACCCTGATGGTGGAAATCGAAGACTATGATGGCAATTATGGTTATGCTAGGTATGATGAATTTGAAATTGGTAATGAAGATGAGAAGTATGTGCTCGAACAACTAAGCGGGTATTCAGGGTCTCTGCAAGACTCGATGAGTGATTCCCAGGGATTTATGTTTACAACTCGAGATAGTGATAATAGCGAAATCGGAAGTGACAATTGTGCACAACAAGAACAGGGAGCTTGGTGGTATATGAATTGTGGCTATAC TAATCCAAACGGGCCATATCATAAGAAAGAAGAATGGAAGAAAATTTACTGGTATGGGCACAGAGCCGGAGTTGAGTTAAAGTTCTTCAGAATGATGATCAAATAA